GTCATCACGCGGGCTTGGCGGCAGCGGTGGCGTGGGCGTCGGCGTTGGCAGCGGTGTCGAGGgaatctggttcaggatgaggccgcgctccgccaagtaccacgccttgaccgcctcgtcggtgctctggagcatgtctgccccgcccagcaggaaagccaggtcggtgtttctcttcttcgcggcgacgttggtcccgagcaggtcgagcttgatggcgctgCTCGACATCAACAGTGACCACCGCGcgtcggtcttctcttcacgaaggaCGGCCAGGGCCTGCACGTCGGCGAGGCAGTGCTTGATGGACTCGTGCACTCGAGCGGTAGCCGCGTCGGCGGGTTTccccttcttggcacctttgttgccgTCTGGCCGCCCTTCCGATGCGCCAGgagtcggcgcgtccggcttgtaggtctccttggccttgtcgagggtgcgccggacttccgcccacttctcgcacttgtcaatgcgcttgtaaacATGAAGGTACTTGAATTCAGCGTCGCTGTTGCTCTGCCGGTATAGGGCGAACATGCGCAGCAACTGcgcggaggaacaaacagttggcaGGCGTACACTGCGAAGAGAGGCGGGAGAGACCAgcgtggcatacctgatcctcaacgccGACGCCGCTcttcgggcgagccgcgacctcctccacgaccccatgccatttgttgcatgcccctggatacgcccccaatggttcgccatcgccttcgagccgcgctgcatgtagacgcctttgaagtaggggtcgacgagcttgcgctcgtcgaactcggccttgatgtggTCCCAGTACGTGTCGatgctctggttcgtgccggtggtcgggtcgaggcagacgactttccatgctttggcgagggcattcctcctccttggacgcccacttgatgcgcggctcgcctgacctggccgcccgcttcttcttcttgtgcCCCTTCGCCGGAACAGGcgacggctcctcctcctcctcctcctcctcctcctcctcctgctccttctTCTCCTGCTCATCCTCGCCATGCCGCCGCTGAGATCCACCGTCTCGTCCTGGGTGACaaacccgggagacgcggcggccgcggccgaacctgcggcgatgatgtcgtccatgtcgcccTCGGTCTCGTCAGTGTCGCCGAGGTGCAAGAAGGGCAGCGCGCAATGGCGTAGATGGGGCGTCGGGGAGGACGCGTAGGCGGGCGACGAGTAATTATATGGAGGGTAttgcacgccgacgaaggcgggagagggcgtgcgctgggccggGTGTCCATGGGGAAAGGTGATGTTTGGGTTGAACCCACTGTGCGCGTCCTCGTCGGCGTAGCTTGGCGAGGGCGATCCCCACGGCTGCGACGACGGAGAGCCGACGCTTTGCTGGCCCTAGGGAGCGTGCTGGGCGTGGctgccgggtggattcatcatccccgcgcgagtcgcctcggcctcggcttggtccgccgaagcggcagccgcagccgcgcgtgccgcgttgtcacgggccttcttggcgatggccCTGTTGCGCCGGTCGGCGGTGACAGCCTCCCGTCGCTGAACTTTCGCCCTCCGCTCGGCGTTTGTCATGCTCGGtggcttggacggcggcgcccttggcttcctctgcttcggctgggcgacggaggcggtcgcggttgccgccgcgcggggggcgacgtacttcttcggtggcatggcggccggctgggaggcgagcgggagggagaTTGGCGGGAGGAAAGGAGAAAATGGAAGGGAAGTGGGGGAAAAGCGGGAAGAAACGGTGGGAATAGGTGCTGGACTCGCCGACAGGGCGGACCCACGCGCCCTTTTTCGCTTGTGTCGGCGCTCCAGGCGCCCCGCAGGGCACCGGGTTCTGCCTGgatccgccggcaccagtttcggCCTGAGCGGCGAAAAATGGGCTTCTGGAGGGGTGGCTGGGCCGTTTTTTCGACGCCGGCGCGACAAAAACGCCTGggaagggcctgttgggggcgcggctggagatgctctaaccatcTCAACCAGAGGTTGATTCGCAAATCTTGTTTTAATACGTGTACTTACATATGTGACCACACAAATTTGATCTCCGTAGTACTATATATGGCTGTTGTTGGGCTGTACTAATCATGATTTACACGGCCAGTTACACATGATTAATTGATCCAACCAACAATCACGTAACAGACGTGCGTCAATGCGTGACTGTTTAGCTTCCATCAACGTTTTATTGGCATGTTAGAGCATTTTCAACGGCCgcacaaaaattccgcaccaaataAACGTTAATGTGCTGGTACCAACTTTGCTTTAGCAGGCGCCCAAAAACGCGTGTTCAAAAAGTGGATAGTGCAAATTGTGAAGCGCGCGCAATCCGACGCCCAAAATATGCTGCGCGCGATAGCGTTTTTCAGCGCGCGCCCAAAAACTTTTAGCACTATAGCTTCTGTTGGAGCTGTCCGGCGCCAAAAAAATAAACTTTTAGTGCGCGGAGCTCTTTTTAAGCGCCTGTTGGCAGGGCCGGCTCTATGATTTCGAAAGCACCGGTGCGAACCCGACCAGTGGGCCCAATAGAGAGAAAAATCCAATTTGATACATGAAaatataaaattgctataaaatcATAAAACTAATATACTTTTACTAGAATCAAGCATATGTTATTTTCCTTGTCATTGTTCCAAACCAAGTATCATGGAAGTTACAACGCAGAAAAAACATATTGAAATAACATGCTAACCTCCAATGATCATGTGAAACGAGACTTTTGTGCATTTTTTGATGCAAAATCATCAATGAAAGTGTCAAGATCAATACTATCCAGCATATTCTTCTCAATGCAACACATGGCCAATCCATTCAATCTTTCTTGAGACATCGTTGACCTCAAATAATTTTTCAATAGTTTCAATTTTGAGAAACTCCTTTCAGCTGATGCAACAGTCACAGGTACGGTCAAAATGATACGATAAGCAATTGAGACATTTAGATAACAATCCGCATCTCTAACAAACTCAAATATCTAATCCGCTGACATGAATGTGTTTGGTAATGTCATCTGCAGTACTTTTAGTTCAGAAACGAAATCATCTAGATCGACATCTGCTGACTTACCATGAGTGAATTTGTTGACAAAATTAGTGCAACATCTTCTTAGATCATTATCACCCAAGGACTTCAACTCTTTCGAGTTGAACAAGAAACCAAATATGCTCCCAAATGTCTTCAGTTCCTCAAATCTAGTAGTTAGGGAAGCAATTGCAACATCAATCATCGCCAAAAAGTATTTAACTCTAAATGATTCCACCTCACTTGCTTGCGTTTCTTCATTCTGGTTATTTTCGTCATTGCCACTAATTTCATCAAACTGTCTTTTTCTAGTAATATGTCTCTTGACAGGAAACAAAGGTTGTACACCCATGTCAATTGCAATAGATCTCGCAATATCCAGACTAGTTGCAAAGCCGTCATTTCTGTACTTCTTAAAATATGAGATGGCACCTTCAATCTGTTTAAGAGTAACATCAATGCACACAAACTTAGACTGCAACTTCTTACTCACCATGTTTACAGTGAACAAAATGTCATGCCAAATGACCATGCCAAGtaaaaattcaaatttctcaagtGCGCTAGCCAAAGATTTTGCGTCGCTCTTAGTCTTGGCGTCATCGGTAGAAGTTCTCTTCAATTCCAGTAATGCTTTTCTTAACTCGGGTGCTTGATATTTGATAGCCTGAACACTCTTTATTCGACTCTCCCATCGAGTGTTACACAAAGACTTAACTGTCATTTTTGGAACATGATCAAGCAATAGCTGCCATCTTTTAGTAGAGCTTGAAAACAATATATAAATTCTTTGCACAACACCAAAGAAGGTAACAGCTTTACCGCAAGATTTTGCCATATCACTAAGAGTAAGGTTCAGGCTATGACAAGCGCATGGCATGAATAATGctcttggattagtttcaagtagTCTGCTCTGTACCCCTTGGTGTTTTCCCTTCATGTTCGAACCATTGCCATACCCTTGTCCACGAACATCTTTAACATCCAAACCAACAGATTTAAGTGAATCTATTAACACATTATAAAGTCCAAGTCCGGATGTATCATCCACCTTCAAGAACTCCAGAAAAAACTCCTCTATTTTTGTAGTAGTACTTGACATGTTTACGCACCTCACAATTAGAGTCATTTGTTTTTGATGGCTCATGTCAGGTGTACAGTCCAAGATGACAGAGAAATACCTTGCATCCTTAATTATCCTCAACAGAGAATATTTAACAGTGCGACCAAGAAGGGAAATTAACTCATTCTGAATATTATGGCCAAGATAATGATGATGAATTTCACTATTCTTAATGTGCCGAAGATGCTCTTGCATTACAGGATCAAATTCTGCCATCATTTCAATTACTCCCAAAAAAATTCCGTTGTTATCTTGATATAATTTCTCATTCGATCCACGAAAAGCCAGACTATGTTTAGCAAGAAATTTCACAGCAGCAACAATTCTAATTAAAACAAGTCTCCATCACTCCTTCTCCCTTGCAATCTTTTGTTGCATGTCTTTATCAATTGTTTCCTTCTTACTTAGCCTCAGCATTACCTCATTCCAAGTATTCATGTTAGTGATATGCTCAACACTATTCTCATGCAATTTGAGCTTCTCACTAAGATGTCCCCAATCTTTCAATCCCTCATATGCTAGCAGACTTTTGCTTTTTCCAGATTTAAACAATTTGCAACAAAAGCAGTAGATTTTATTCACGTGTTTAGAGTACACTAACCACCTCCGATCACTGAACTCGCCATTCCTTAACTTTCTTGTGTAGTAATCATATGAAAAATGCCTGCCACTAATTTCATCTTCGGGAAACACAAGATTGTATTCTTTTATAGGTCCTTTTTTCAATGAGAATATCTCTTGATTTATTGTCAAGAATATTCCAAGTTCTAGGATCATATATATCAAAAGAAGAACCCTGCTCATCTGCATTTCCAAGATTCTCATGGTCACTAAAATTTTCCGTGTGCTGATCGGCATCATTTTCCGCAGCATTATTTTTCTCGACATGATTTTCCTCAACGACATTCTTAGTATCATCAGGTTTTTCTTAACCATTTAAGATATATAATTGCTCTGAATTTGTAGCAGCACCAGGCCTCAAGACAAACATATCCATAGCGCCTTCCTGAGATTTAATCAACTTGTCtactcttttcttgttgtttcttTTCTCACAGCCAGATATATGTTTTTTAGGTAACATGATTATGCTGCAAGCGAGAAACACGAATACAGTATCAGAGATTGAAGGTGTTATGTTTTTAGATGGGAAGTTTCAGAATTGAGACCACCGGAAAATATTCGCCTATAGATTAGGATTTATGAATAGATTGATCTGAGAATTATTACCTTCTGAATGATGatcttgatcagttgatctcttccTCGAATTCTTGCCGATTTGATCCCCAAACTCAGCTCCAGGTTCGGTGCGGTGCGCTGGTGTCGGCGTCAGGCGGCGTGCTGCTGTGTCGATGCGTCTCCGTGCTCCTGTGTCGGTGCGTCTCCCTGGATTCCAGGCGAACGACAGGGCAACGTGCGTTGCCTGGGCTTGGTTGGGCAGGCCCTAGTGGTGGTTGCGTGCTGCTTGCTGGGTGGGCTCAGAGCTACCTGGGGTGGATGTTAGTCATTTTTTTTTCACTAATCcgtaatatataatatatatactgCATATATACTATGGCCCCCTTTTAGTCTGGGCCCCGGGCCGTCGCACCTCTCGCACTGGTCCAAAGCCGGCcctgctgttggagatgctcttataatcTGCCGCATTGATCTCGTAAtacaggaaaaaaaggaaaaagaaacgaTACCACGTACGAAAAGAAGCGAGCCACAGAAAATTCGGCTAACGCTTAATTAGCCGATTAATCCGCCACAGTGCCACTTATATCTTGTGCGCTTAAACAGGAAACAATGCACACGCACAGAAAGAGCCCCGTTGCCAAAATGTTGGCGCTCGTTTTCTGCGCCCTTGCCACGCCAATAAATTGGCGAATATAGAAGAAGTATAGAACGAGGGCGTCTAGGGCGAGCCGGAGGAGCCAAAATTTTGGCCTCGATCCAAACTGCAGCCAAATCCCACCGGCGTGCCAATTTTTTGGCTGGGCAAGTGTTGGTAGTAAACCAAACAGCCTCTTGCTCGCCCGACTCACGCCGCCGCCCGACCCAAGACGCCGCCGCCGACCCTTCCCAAGACGCCGCCGCCGACTCCTCCCCAAGACGCCTCGACGCCTCGACGTCGGCGATCTCCTCCGGTATACTGGACTTCTCCCCGGTGGTTAGTaaccgcagcccctcccctcccccctcctctccATGGCTGGCACCTCCCGCACGCCCTCCGTCCGCCTCGTCCTCACCGGCAAGCACGCCAAGAACGGCGTCTCCGACCCCCAGCTCCACATGTACCCTAACCCTACCCAGCTAGCTTGCCAAGAACGCCGTCCtcttctaccctaaccctagccgtcgAGATTGCCATAAGTTTGTGTGTTGAGGATAAATTGGCAGATTGTAAATCAACTTTTTCATTGTTGATTGTAATGGCAGTGTGGTGCAGATTGTTAAATAGTGATTGTGATCTTGATATGTGCTGTGACCATGGAGCAAATTGGATGTTGGAACTGTTGTCTGTATGTGCTGTGACCATGGAGCAAATTTGATGTTGGAACGGTTGTCTGTATGTGCTGTGACCATGTGCTGATATGCCTGGTGCTTGCTTCTCTTTTGTATGGGTTGGTTGAATTTAACCAAAAGTTATCTATTGTTGGATGATCTGCTGTATGTTGCATTTCCAGTGTGTAATTGGCAACTTGCAGTTGTTTAGCTGAATTTTGGAGTTACTATTGTTCTATATAATTCATTGGTCAAGTTTGACCGCTTGTTCTTTGCACTGCTGCTCCTAAAGTTAGAAGCTACCTGTTCTCTGGGAGACTATTGAATTCTCTTATTTTCAATTCTCTCAGAATTGTTTTGAATGGTTGAATAAGAGCCAAGTATGTGCTTTCTCGGGTGTCAGCCAGCCTAAACTTATCTTTGCTTGACTGTTTTGCTAATAAATTAATCTATCGGTGCAGTGGTATGTTCTATTTGAAATGGAAACTTATACTGTGCAGAATATTCTTCTGTTCTTTTCTTGGTTGTTAGTAAATCATGGCGTCTTTCACTAGTTCTTTCAGAAGTAGGTTGCAGATTACAGGTTGGCCAGTTAGAAATTGCTTGAATGGGCCAATAAGGAGATATTTTTGGATCCCACAAGTCAATGTTGTATAGCAGAGAATGTTGATGCTTAGTGATCAGCCCAACACCTCACCTTATAAAATGGTGGTCAATTTCCTCCCGTCTCTGAACTACTGGGTCGCTTTGTAAAGTCTGTATTGACTCGCCAGAGTTTTGCCGCAGCTTTCGTTTCTGTTTACTGCTGTCTGATGTCGCTATGTGTAGAATCAAAGCCTTCACCTTCTCTGTTTGCTGCTGTTTGATGTGTAGAATCTAACATCTTGATTAGTGTAGTATCAGCAAGATACAGCTGTGCATATTTTGCAAATCTTTACACAGACATTCTTCAACTGGTATAACTTTCTCTGTATTTAGATTGATAGTATGTCTGGTCCTAACTGTTAGGCTGTGTCAAATGACAGTTCGCCAGATTATATAGATACTATGAGTTCATGTTTTGAGTCTGTACTTGATTGCAAATTGGAGTATTGCCTGAGCTGAAAGATATGATATGATGTAACCTGATTGGAATATACCTGATTTTCCCCGTTTCATTTTTAATTACTGATTGGGAGGTTCTGATATGTTCTTATTTTGACAGTCAGCAGCCTGGGTTCTTGTTGGGGTGGACGAGTTGCCTCCATCTTGGGATCCAATTGTCACGCCTAAGTTCGGTAATTTACACAAGCTTTTTGGCCTCTAGACCTTGTTTCTTAAGTCTTAATCGAAGTACTATGTCCTACTTGATAGCTCTTGTAGTCTTATCATTCTGTCCTCATGATATGAAATCCATACCTTGTTTTGAAAGTCTTAACCGAAGTACTATATCCTACTTGATGGCTCTTGTAGTCTTaatcatatatatacatatattaatTACCGAACAAGTGGCCAGGGGATATTGTTTCTGAAACAGAGCCGTTGTTTCAGGAAGTTATGACGGGGTCAGCAGACGCGGTTTGTTAGATCTAATGGCTGTTAGTGCTCGCATCGAATGGACCTCGGTGCGGCGGATAATTCTAATACATCCGCCGGCCGGCGCCTAGCGCCGCCCTTTATGTTTCCGAAAATTAAGAAAACTATGGGAAATGATTAGCATCACCCGACAGATAACGACCTATGCGTCGTCCGCCTCCGTGGCTGTTGGATCTGATTTTAATCAAATGGCTAGGAGCAACGTATTACCCAGACTAGGTTCCACAACTGAGTCATTGTTGTAATTTCCCCCACCGCAACAACTGGTGTGTTGTGGGATCTGGATCTGGGTCTCCACGAGAGCAATGATCACCCATGCTCCTCCCGAGCTTCCCGTCAAGGCGGCGCCTCCTCGCGCTGCTTCGACCGCCGCCGGCAACACGCCGACGAGTCGCCCGCCTCCATCATGAACGTCGACCGTCACGGTGCGACCGAACTCAAGCTGCATCTGCCGTCCCGGGGAAGCATCGGTGTCCGCGTCCACCGCTAGGAGCTACGTTCATGTCCCGCCATCCCGAGGGAGCATCAACCTTTCTTTCGGTCGACGTGGTCGCTGCTTGCTGGTAGCTACAACGAATTCCTGCAACAAGGTCTCTGTTGCAAGACCTCTGTTACAAAACAAATTAAATTCCAACGAGGCCTCTGTCGTCAAAAATTATTGCAACAAGACATCTGTTGAAAAAAACTGTAACACGACATCTGTTGTAAAAATAATCTGCAACTTGAACTATGTTGCAAAATTTTCTGCAACATAATCCATGTTGCGGAAATTTTCTGCAACACGACGTGTGTTGCAGTGATATAAAGTGACCCTCCATCGCTCCATCCGTCAGATCGAACAGCTTGCGAGGCGGCGGATCTTTCAAAATGATCCGCGAAAACTATGACTAAATGGGCTGCGCCATGACCGGCCCACTTAGGTTTGCCCAGCAGCGTAGGAACGAGGTCTCGTCCTCGTCTCGCTCCACCAAGGCGACGATCCATTCCCTGACGCATCTGTGCACAAGCGCGCCGCCGCTGCCGGGAGCTGCCTCCACCTCCATCGCCCGTCGCCTCAGCTCTTCCCCCGTCCGCAAGCAAGGTATCTTCCCCGGCCAACTCTCCTCGGTCTTCCCCCGTCCTCAATTGCTTGCTGCCGCTGCTATTGCTGCCTCCCATNNNNNNNNNNNNNNNNNNNNNNNNNNNNNNNNNNNNNNNNNNNNNNNNNNNNNNNNNNNNNNNNNNNNNNNNNNNNNNNNNNNNNNNNNNNNNNNNNNNNNNNNNNNNNNNNNNNNNNNNNNNNNNNNNNNNNNNNNNNNNNNNNNNNNNNNNNNNNNNNNNNNNNNNNNNNNNNNNNNNNNNNNNNNNNNNNNNNNNNNNNNNNNNNNNNNNNNNNNNNNNNNNNNNNNNNNNNNNNNNNNNNNNNNNNNNNNNNNNNNNNNNNNNNNNNNNNNNNNNNNNNNNNNNNNNNNNNNNNNNNNNNNNNNNNNNNNNNNNNNNNNNNNNNNNNNNNNNNNNNNNNNNNNNNNNNNNNNNNNNNNNNNNNNNNNNNNNNNCGCGTTCCACCACCACCATATTTTTGATCTCATCTCAGTAAATGTCCAAAATACCATTTCTGTTCGGTTAACCCCCCTCACCAAAAGTATTAACATAGCAGAACATAGGTTAGCGGAGCCCTTTTGGACATTTATAGGTTGTCTCTCTAGCTTAGTAAAATTAGAGCAACGTATTGTAAAaactactccatccattcctaaatataagaccttttagggattccactatagagtacatagggagcaaaatgagtgaatctacactataaagtatggtctatatacatctgtatgtagttcatagtgaaatccctaaaaggtcttatatttaggaacgaaaggGAGTAATCACCATGGAATGCAGAAAAAGGCACAATGCATGAGTATAATTTGTTTTTTGTCCACAGTACTTTATTaatgtctactccctccgttccgaaatagagGGGTcaactattttggaacggagggagtatatttgagAGAATCCTTATAGTGACTACAGGTAAACTGTGGCAAGCAAGATGGCCCTCTCATCAGTTTTCAGGAGAGTAAACATCAAAGAACTGATCTCAAATGTTCCAGTGTACACTAGCTCAACAGGTAATGAGCTTAGGCTTTAGACAGTCTGTGACATCAAAGTTTAGAATTTATATCTTCTTCCTTTTCTGGGCCAGTGGCCTGATCCTTATTTTGTATGTACTTAATTCCAGAGACATCTGGAGGAATGAGCTTGGTGTTTAGGCGTTGGGCCACAAAAAAGACTGCTGGGTCAACGAAAAATGGCCGCGACTCTAACCCCAAGTATCTGGGTGTTAAGAAATTTGGTGGAGAGGTACCATCTTCAAGTGCTCCTCATGGTTTTGATGTTTCTTCTTGTTCATGACCTTGAACCAGATTAGCTGAATAATTTCCTAAATTACATGAAAATAGCTAATACTTTTGcccaaatgataagtgccacacgtttGGCACGAAGTAACACCACCCAGACCTTTTTTACATGAAAGTTACCAAACGAAAAAAAACTCCAAAAAAACTGAAACTTGCCATCCAAACAGAAAGTTGCCATGCTtcacaactaaagttgccatcctcGGGTAACTAAACTTGTCATAAAAAACATCAGGGCGGAATTGCTTCATGCCACACATGTGGCACTTATCAGGGTCCTACTTTTGATATTTTGGCATCTGCTTTAATCATACCATACATCGTAACATTGGTAGTCGCTGTACTCATCTCATTATTATAGCCAAAAAAAGGAAAATGATCTCATACCGCTCTCCAACGTTTACACTTGTTTTATTTTTCCAGAAAGTGGAACCAGGAAACATAATCGTACGACAAAGAGGAACCCGCTTCCATCCTGGGAACTATGTTGGCATGGGGAAGGATCACACTATCTTCTCTCTGAAGGAAGGCCATGTGTGGTTCGAGCGGAATAAACTGACTGGCAGGAAATGGATTCATGTTGAACCTGTAGCTGGGCACACTCTCCACCCTGTTTACGCCAATGGTTCAGCCACTGCAGCTGACATGGAGCTACTGTAGTGTTGATGTGTGCGTGGGTTGCAGTGACAAGTTGCTGATAGCCTACTGGGCATGGCTCTGCTGTTTTGCTCCGACATGGATACCTTCCATAAATGAACTTGTTCTAGTGAAAATGTTTCTGGGCTAGGATGATTGCAGTAAGTAACTTCAGTGTGTTTCTGATGTCATTTTAAGTATCCATTCTGCATGAGACATTGAAGGTTCGCTTGTGTAATTTGTTTGCTCGTATAGTCGTATGCTGCTGCTTTTCTCCAAAATCAACAGCGTACCCTGCTGTTTGGTCTATTCTAAAGTTCGCATATATACTGACTTGTGATTCATTGTGGTTGCTGTTGCCGGCAAACCATATGAACAGCTCGCCACATCACCACATGGTGCCTGATGGCCATAGCAGGTGCTGCCCGCTGCTGAACTTCCAAGTGATTGTCTGTGTTGACTGCGTTCTGATTGTGTCCTCCCACATGGTGCCTGATGGCCATAGCAGGTGCTGCCCGCTGCTGAACTTCCAAGTGATTGTCTGTGTTGACTGCGTTCTGATTGTGTCCTTTTGGGAGGAACTGTATGGGTTGTTGTAGCTGAAACCTTGGTTGCTAGTATTTCTCTAGATCATCATGATATTTCTTTCTGCAGTAGCTTTCTGAGTCGCCGGTGTAATGTTTTCTGGTAGAATGCTAATGTCCAGTTTTATGTCTACTTCACCTGCTTTTCTGGTGTTTCTAACGCTCAGCAAGAGAATGTACGCGGAAATTTATCAGAGCCTTGGATTGTTTATTGGTTTTCACACTGAAAACAGGCACAGGTACAGTCTTTATCAAAATCTACAATAAAAACAGCTAGGGAAAAAAATAAGATGCATGTCTACAAAATTTGATTGTTTCATTTAGATCAATTTTAGATCTTTTCTCCAAACAGCCAGTGGGTGTAGAATGCCAGCGATTCTTTGGGCTTGTACTCAGGAACAGTGTGTCCAGATCCCTGAAACATGGTGCTTGTCAGAAAACCTCAGCCATATAATAAACTCTTGTCGATTTAAGTTTGTGTCTCTACAACATTCTCCAGATGGACTCCAAAGCTTGCTTACATGCCTTTATGGCGAGGAAGGTGAGATTGTGATCATAGCCTTGTGTATATCTGCGGTCGCATAAACTTAAATCAGTTCAGATAAATGTTTTTTTTATGTTTTGTTAATCCTAGCATGAAGTCCAAAACAGCTAAGGACCGGGCAACTCTACTTAACTAATGAGACGAGGCAAAacatttgcctccgtttcaaaaaaatagTGATAAAAACATGCATGCTAGTTATGTTAGCCAGAGTTCTTGTCATCTATCAATTGGCGCATCAGATGGCAGATATATAACTAAATCAGAAACATATGTGAATGGTGAATAATCAAGGAGAAAGATGTACAGTTGTAGAGAAAAATGGTAGAACATCATACCCAGCAACTTGACCCCCAAAGCGCCATGGTCGCCATGAATTGACAACTCGGTAGCTGATAGGAGCTAGGGTTTTGCCCTGCCTAGGGCGTAGGCTGTAGGGGAACGAGGGAGGTGGGTGAGGGCTGGagcgcggcggccggtggcggggCGCCGTCCTTgcggttcggcggcggcggcgcaagcaggaggcggctagggtttagggttccggctcct
The Triticum dicoccoides isolate Atlit2015 ecotype Zavitan chromosome 3A, WEW_v2.0, whole genome shotgun sequence genome window above contains:
- the LOC119267796 gene encoding 50S ribosomal protein L27-like, with product MALSSVFRRVNIKELISNVPVYTSSTETSGGMSLVFRRWATKKTAGSTKNGRDSNPKYLGVKKFGGEKVEPGNIIVRQRGTRFHPGNYVGMGKDHTIFSLKEGHVWFERNKLTGRKWIHVEPVAGHTLHPVYANGSATAADMELL